One Stratiformator vulcanicus genomic window, CGTGACAAGGATGTTGTCGGGCTTGATATCCCGGTGAATCATGTTGATCTCGTGGGCGTGCTTAAGCGCCTCGCCGACCACGAGCGTCACGCACAACGCGTCGGCCTGAGATAGCTTGCCGAGCTTGTCCATCCAGTCCTGCATGCTGCAGCCGTCGACGTACTCGATCGCCACGAAATTCATGCCCCGGACGGTGTCGGCAGCGAAGACCTTCACAATGTTCGGGTGATCGAGCTTCGCCATCGATCGGGCTTCACGCAGGAATCGCCCGACAAAATCGGTCCGCTTGGCCAACTCTTTCGACAGCGTCTTGATCGCGACTTTTCGATCGAGGCTGACCTGCTTGGCCAGATAGACCGTCCCCATCCCGCCCTGTCCCAGTTTCTTGACGAGTTGAAAGTCGCCGAGCTTCGTGACCTTTTTGGGAGCCCCGGCGGGTGATTTTCCCGCCTGCGGTTTGCTCGATGGACGAGACTGCTGCCCGCCGGCGTTCTGGCCGGGGGAATCCAACTGCGTTTGATCGCGATCGGCGTCCGGCGTCCGTTCGGGCACGTAGGTGGAATCGGGATCGACCGCGGTTTCTTTGGGTTCTGTTGACATTAATTCGATCCTGATGCGAGACGGGATGCGTATTCTCGGATGGTCGGATGATCGAAACCGTCGACCGACCTTCCGACAGGCGACGAAAACCGGGCAGTGTCAGTATGCCGAGAACAACCTCGTGAGCCAAAGGTTTTCGGCACGCCTTACCCGCAGCGGCCGCAATCTTATTCGAGAATTCACAGAGACCGAGCTTCTTTTCGTCTCTATTTGTGTGGCCCGGACAACGTCCGGGCGGCGGAGCCGCAGGAGAACTCAGTGGGCGACCGCGACCGACATTCGACGCCTGTTCTGCGGGAATACGGTCAGCGAAATGCTCGGTTCGCTACGCGGCCTAGCCCGGTTCACCTCCCGAATAGTCCATCAAGGTCAGGCATTCGAAGTTGAAAACGGATGACCGGTCAGTCTCTCGAAGGCCTCGCGATAGCGGTTGACGGTTCCCGCAATCACGTCTTCGGGCATCGGCGGCGGCGGGCTGTTCTTGTCCCAACCGCATGACGAGAGCCAGTCGCGGACGTACTGCTTGTCGAACGAGACTTGCGGGCCGCCCGGTCGATATTCCTCGGCGGGCCAGAACCGTGAGCTGTCCGGCGTAAGGACTTCATCAATCAGGATGACCGAGCCGTCGGGGAGCCGGCCGAACTCGAATTTGGTATCCGCGATGATGATGCCCCGCTCGGCGGCCCGCTCTTGAGCGAACTGATAGAGATCGAGCGTCAGACCGCGGAGCTTGTCGGCGAGGTCCGCCCCGACGAGACGACACATCTCTTCGAAAGAAATGTTTTCATCGTGACCTTCCTCCGCCTTCGTCGCGGGAGTGAAGATCGGTTGCGGCAATAGGTCCGACTCACTCAGCCCGTCAGGCAGAGCGACGTCGCAGACTGAACGTGACTGACAATATTCCTTCCAACCGGAACCGGCGAGATAGCCCCGCGCCACGCACTCGATCGGCACGACATCGGTCTTGCGAACGACCATGCTGCGACCGCGCAGAGCGTCAACGTCGGTTCCGGATGGCAGCGAGACATCCGACGGATCGGTGGAAAGCAGATGATGAGGGCAATCGACCTGAGCGAACCACCACTGACTGATCGCCGTGAGAATTCGTCCTTTCTCCGGGACCGCGTTCGGAAGGACCCAGTCGAACGCGCTGATGCGGTCGGTTGCGACGATCAACAGGCGATCACCGAAGTCGTAGACGTCCCGGACTTTCCCGCGACGGGGCTGGAGGCCGGGAAGTTCGGAGTGCAGCAACGATCGGGGCATGAGATTAAGTGTGCCTGTGTCACCTGAAGTCGCAAAGCCGGCCCGCGATGCGAGTTTCGCTGCGCGGCCCGAGTCGCACGCTAGCGGAGGCCGCCCGGTTGAACAATCGAGTCGGGCGGGCTAATACGTTGGGGCAACATGATTCACGCATTGCTCGCGCTTGCGGGCCCATCGCGCGGTGTTCGCTCGTTGGAGATGCGGATTCGACCGACATCACCGATTCAGATTGCACCCGAGGCATTCGGATGGCCGAGTTACGATTTCGTCTCGCCGATCCGAACGATCCGGCCATTCAAGACGGCGTATCACAGGCCCATTTCTCGACGGCCGAGGGACAGATTCATCAGGTCTCCTTCAGTTGGGATGGCGAAATTCTCATCTGCGATCGTCCGATGGCCGAAAGCGGAAAGCTGACGATTCCGTGGTTGGTGCCGGGTTACGGGCGTCTGATGCTCAGCACTGCCTCCTTGATGCAGCGAGACGAGCCTTACTTTTTGCCGCTGGAATTGGCCCGCGGCAAACTTGTGCAGCTACGGGATCAACTCTCCGCTTG contains:
- a CDS encoding phosphoribosylaminoimidazolesuccinocarboxamide synthase; amino-acid sequence: MPRSLLHSELPGLQPRRGKVRDVYDFGDRLLIVATDRISAFDWVLPNAVPEKGRILTAISQWWFAQVDCPHHLLSTDPSDVSLPSGTDVDALRGRSMVVRKTDVVPIECVARGYLAGSGWKEYCQSRSVCDVALPDGLSESDLLPQPIFTPATKAEEGHDENISFEEMCRLVGADLADKLRGLTLDLYQFAQERAAERGIIIADTKFEFGRLPDGSVILIDEVLTPDSSRFWPAEEYRPGGPQVSFDKQYVRDWLSSCGWDKNSPPPPMPEDVIAGTVNRYREAFERLTGHPFSTSNA